A single region of the Salvia miltiorrhiza cultivar Shanhuang (shh) chromosome 8, IMPLAD_Smil_shh, whole genome shotgun sequence genome encodes:
- the LOC130999098 gene encoding AT-rich interactive domain-containing protein 1 isoform X1 has product MKTMAGWLKRENDGSCVKDCVDSLQGAQEREVLFDLGVENDGDEKVKWSFTAFLKAFLEEVYGISCLRPLPPVIGEGQVVDLLKLKIVVRKRGGYCRVSENGLWSSVTADCGFDLRFSAALKLVYVKYLDTLDRWLRKIEKYREEGVCDIEERYLDLSRFFMELESDPEVFISGIASKIEGDDEFVELEKMELGGVDGNVGFVELNVDVKGFDEKWSNENGSGDNVNIIEKQCVDDGGDGDVIRVDGDSVSKKRKRECCMGMLNWISKVAKDPGGAAAEPLPERQKWKCYGSELPWKQVLIAREAMLLKKNVDAGSQQSVWQKKQKMHPSMYDDGQCSERLRCSQRLLSSKDPSRKSRDRGGNESSSSDFQTDEDNADKQSDADSPIFLSNYRKKRIPIGSNHQTDLPEFQGEDYESESKWLGTKIWPLDKEEQKKKTLIEREPIGKGRQESCGCQFPGSLECVRFHIREKRLKVKLELGSAFYLWKLDVMGEDVAFSWTKEDQNKFQHVVQSNPLSSEKYFWNELFKHFPNKGREALVSYYFNVFLLKRRAIQNRTSPTNIDSDDEESEYGPIANRFGAGSIFCSPKKPHPSSR; this is encoded by the exons atgaaaacaatggCAGGATGGCTGAAGAGAGAGAATGACGGGTCTTGTGTGAAAGACTGTGTGGATTCTCTGCAGGGGGCTCAGGAACGGGAGGTTTTGTTCGATTTAGGAGTAGAAAACGATGGCGATGAAAAGGTTAAATGGTCGTTTACTGCATTTCTCAAGGCTTTTTTGGAAGAAGTTTACGGCATTTCTTGCTTGAGGCCGCTGCCGCCGGTTATCGGTGAGGGGCAGGTTGTTGATTTGCTTAAGCTTAAGATTGTTGTGAGGAAGAGGGGTGGGTATTGCAGAGTGTCGGAAAACGGGCTGTGGAGCTCGGTGACAGCTGATTGTGGGTTTGATTTGAGGTTTTCAGCTGCTTTGAAGTTGGTGTATGTGAAGTATTTGGATACATTGGATAGATGGTTGAGGAAAATTGAGAAATATAGAGAGGAGGGAGTCTGTGATATTGAAGAACGATATCTCGATCTTAGTCGGTTTTTTATGGAGTTGGAGTCGGATCCGGAGGTTTTCATATCAGGCATAGCAAGTAAAATTGAGGGAGATGATGAGTTTGTGGAATTGGAGAAGATGGAATTGGGAGGTGTTGATGGAAATGTGGGTTTTGTGGAATTAAATGTGGATGTTAAGGGTTTTGATGAGAAGTGGAGCAACGAAAATGGAAGTGGTGATAATGTGAATATTATTGAGAAGCAATGTGTTGATGATGGAGGTGATGGTGATGTTATACGAGTGGATGGGGACTCTGTTAGTAAGAAAAGGAAACGGGAGTGCTGTATGGGCATGCTGAATTGGATAAGTAAAGTTGCAAAAGATCCCGGGGGGGCTGCTGCTGAGCCATTACCTGAAAGGCAGAAGTGGAAGTGTTATGGAAGTGAGCTGCCGTGGAAGCAAGTTCTCATTGCTCGTGAGGCGATGCTTTTGAAAAAGAATGTCGATGCAGGGTCTCAGCAATCTGTTTGGCAG AAGAAGCAAAAGATGCACCCGAGCATGTATGATGATGGCCAATGTTCTGAAAGGTTAAGATGCAGTCAGAGGCTCCTTTCCTCCAAGGACCCTTCTCGGAAGTCAAGAGACCGAGGTGGTAACGAATCCTCCTCCTCAGATTTTCAGACCGACGAGGATAATGCTGACAAACAGTCTGATGCTGATTCCCCAATCTTTCTGAGCAACTACAGGAAGAAGCGAATCCCCATAGGCTCAAATCATCAAACAGATTTGCCTGAGTTCCAAGGCGAGGATTATGAAAGCGAATCTAAATGGTTAGGTACCAAAATCTGGCCATTGGATAAAGAAGAACAAAAGAAGAAAACCCTAATCGAAAGGGAGCCTATTGGAAAGGGAAGGCAAGAATCTTGTGGTTGTCAGTTTCCAGGATCTCTCGAATGTGTCAGGTTCCATATAAGGGAAAAAAGGCTGAAAGTGAAACTAGAACTCGGCTCGGCTTTCTACTTGTGGAAACTCGACGTTATGGGAGAGGACGTGGCCTTCTCATGGACAAAGGAAGACCAGAACAAGTTCCAGCATGTAGTGCAGTCCAACCCTCTCTCATCAGAGAAATACTTCTGGAATGAACTTTTCAAGCATTTTCCTAACAAGGGAAGGGAAGCATTGGTAAGCTACTACTTCAATGTGTTCCTTCTCAAACGTAGAGCTATACAGAACAGAACCAGCCCGACCAACATCGACAGTGATGATGAGGAGTCAGAATATGGACCGATTGCTAATAGGTTTGGTGCTGGTTCGATTTTTTGCTCCCCGAAGAAACCTCATCCAAGTAGCAGATAG
- the LOC130999098 gene encoding AT-rich interactive domain-containing protein 1 isoform X2, with amino-acid sequence MELESDPEVFISGIASKIEGDDEFVELEKMELGGVDGNVGFVELNVDVKGFDEKWSNENGSGDNVNIIEKQCVDDGGDGDVIRVDGDSVSKKRKRECCMGMLNWISKVAKDPGGAAAEPLPERQKWKCYGSELPWKQVLIAREAMLLKKNVDAGSQQSVWQKKQKMHPSMYDDGQCSERLRCSQRLLSSKDPSRKSRDRGGNESSSSDFQTDEDNADKQSDADSPIFLSNYRKKRIPIGSNHQTDLPEFQGEDYESESKWLGTKIWPLDKEEQKKKTLIEREPIGKGRQESCGCQFPGSLECVRFHIREKRLKVKLELGSAFYLWKLDVMGEDVAFSWTKEDQNKFQHVVQSNPLSSEKYFWNELFKHFPNKGREALVSYYFNVFLLKRRAIQNRTSPTNIDSDDEESEYGPIANRFGAGSIFCSPKKPHPSSR; translated from the exons ATGGAGTTGGAGTCGGATCCGGAGGTTTTCATATCAGGCATAGCAAGTAAAATTGAGGGAGATGATGAGTTTGTGGAATTGGAGAAGATGGAATTGGGAGGTGTTGATGGAAATGTGGGTTTTGTGGAATTAAATGTGGATGTTAAGGGTTTTGATGAGAAGTGGAGCAACGAAAATGGAAGTGGTGATAATGTGAATATTATTGAGAAGCAATGTGTTGATGATGGAGGTGATGGTGATGTTATACGAGTGGATGGGGACTCTGTTAGTAAGAAAAGGAAACGGGAGTGCTGTATGGGCATGCTGAATTGGATAAGTAAAGTTGCAAAAGATCCCGGGGGGGCTGCTGCTGAGCCATTACCTGAAAGGCAGAAGTGGAAGTGTTATGGAAGTGAGCTGCCGTGGAAGCAAGTTCTCATTGCTCGTGAGGCGATGCTTTTGAAAAAGAATGTCGATGCAGGGTCTCAGCAATCTGTTTGGCAG AAGAAGCAAAAGATGCACCCGAGCATGTATGATGATGGCCAATGTTCTGAAAGGTTAAGATGCAGTCAGAGGCTCCTTTCCTCCAAGGACCCTTCTCGGAAGTCAAGAGACCGAGGTGGTAACGAATCCTCCTCCTCAGATTTTCAGACCGACGAGGATAATGCTGACAAACAGTCTGATGCTGATTCCCCAATCTTTCTGAGCAACTACAGGAAGAAGCGAATCCCCATAGGCTCAAATCATCAAACAGATTTGCCTGAGTTCCAAGGCGAGGATTATGAAAGCGAATCTAAATGGTTAGGTACCAAAATCTGGCCATTGGATAAAGAAGAACAAAAGAAGAAAACCCTAATCGAAAGGGAGCCTATTGGAAAGGGAAGGCAAGAATCTTGTGGTTGTCAGTTTCCAGGATCTCTCGAATGTGTCAGGTTCCATATAAGGGAAAAAAGGCTGAAAGTGAAACTAGAACTCGGCTCGGCTTTCTACTTGTGGAAACTCGACGTTATGGGAGAGGACGTGGCCTTCTCATGGACAAAGGAAGACCAGAACAAGTTCCAGCATGTAGTGCAGTCCAACCCTCTCTCATCAGAGAAATACTTCTGGAATGAACTTTTCAAGCATTTTCCTAACAAGGGAAGGGAAGCATTGGTAAGCTACTACTTCAATGTGTTCCTTCTCAAACGTAGAGCTATACAGAACAGAACCAGCCCGACCAACATCGACAGTGATGATGAGGAGTCAGAATATGGACCGATTGCTAATAGGTTTGGTGCTGGTTCGATTTTTTGCTCCCCGAAGAAACCTCATCCAAGTAGCAGATAG